AACGAAGACACAAATCTGAGTAGTACAAGCacctgtaataataataataataataacaacaataataataataataataacgacgatagtagtaataataaaaataagaaaaaagttaatttagaCACCGTCAATGGGAAAAGGTCGAGAAGCTTATCGAAGTGTTCGGAAATGAGTACAGAGTGCGGTAAGACGCACTGTACAAATGTAAAGTCAAGCGGTTATGACACGAATAGTTCAGTTGAAACGTCTTCTGATTTAAGTAAGCCTGAGAAAATGTTCAAGGGATTCTCGAATAGCAGtaacgaaaaatgtaatataaaaataattagcgGTATATTgggtaatttaaaaacgaatcAAAGCGAGGGGAGGGGGACAGACGATGTAAACGCATCTTCGACAAATACCTCGCAAGATAAGTTAGAGTTGAACTCGGTGAGACAATATTTAGACACAATAGATCTCTGTACAAGTAAAAGTGAACCCGCTGATAACCTGTCCAGCGTTTCCAAGACTGACGATgagaaattgaacgaaattatCAGTGCCGAATGCTTCAAGTTGGGCGACAAAAGTTCCAGTAATTTTCACACAGTTAGAGAAACGCACCAAATATCAACCATATCAAAATCCGACGACGAAAAATTGAGCGAAACTCAAAGTGGTCATAGCACACCGGAAGATAACGCTAGTCTTgtcgaagaaacgaaggaaCATGTTCAATTTACGACTAAGAAAGAAAGTAATGGGTCTGTTGAAGAATCGCAATCGGGTCAAAGTAGCAAAAGTAGAGATAACGAGATGGAATCTGAGAAGAAACAGAATCTTTCTTTGAGTGAATTGAGGTCGATGTTGCAAGAAGAAGTGATGGAGGATGATCTCTCATTCGACGAGGACAGTGAAATTGGATATAACCTTCGAAGAACGAGGAGTGAGAAAACGCGGGACTGTAAACAAGAAGTGGATGATTTTAATGGGATGCTATTGGAACTGAGTGCTTCGAAATTTCAACTCGTAGCAGACAGCATTGCTTCACTGAAGGACCTCATAGCTTCCTTCTTGCACAAGAACGGCAGTCCGAGTGCTGATACGGATGATGACGTATGTAgatcagttttcattttcatttgaattacttttgttagttaacaaaaacgaaaatattgttcaaaaaaataaaaagtatctcATTAAGTTCCATTAAAAGAGATCGAATTTTCGGTCAAAAGAACCAGATTGTTCATTAAGAAAGAtggtgttaaaaaatatacaagagGCATATTGCGGTAGAGGAACGATGGATCTACACTCACGTCAGTATTTGTGTAAACAGTGTCGCGGTCTAGAAATTTCTTGCTTTGTTTACCTACAATCATGGTTTGCTTTGACCCCTCTGACATTTTACTTCTGTCGAAAATAACGCGTGGACAAATACCTCAGTTACTCGCGAACTGTCTGCCCAACAACGTCGAATGCATTgctgtaataataatttttaaaaagttgtaGTAGGTTTTTTATCAACGGAACGGTATCATAATGCTTCGCATAATGTCCCGCGTCGGGACCAAGAGAAGTGAAGTGTAAGGATAATATAAGGCCATTGTGCGACGTGTTACCATAAATCAGTGTTTGGCATTAACcaactaaatttttaattaattgatcgatcgatcgaatgaTCATTTTTTCAGAATGAGGCTATTCCTCTGTGTGAACTGAAACTGGTCAAGAAATTGTCAGATCTACTCGAGTCTTTAAAGGAAATGGAACCAGCTATCTGCGACTCATTGAAGAAAGCCAGAGCAAAACTTCAAAAGGAATTAACCAATTTAAAAGAAgggtatatttatttttatttatatcgaagcACGtgatgtaataataaaaggaaCATCAAATTCTACCGACACCATTCATTCCATCATGTTAAGTTTAATTTGGGAATAATGACCTCTAAACACAtgatatatattgaatatctTTGATCTTTACGTTCTTAATTGTAAGTCGTATCACCTCGTGAACAACGCATAATATTCCCAAATTAAACGTTCATTCTATATAGAACCTCTAAAAATTGCTACAATCTGTTTATGACCATTAAGGGGGGAATTCATCCGCATTTTTTTAGTAACGTTGATTTCTTTGTCGAGCAGACAAGCTGCTGTATGTTGTAGCAGTATGGAGTGTCAGGACTCATCTGGGGAGGGTGTCGGCTCTAATTGGTGGGTTCTTGGATCGCAGGGCTATCCACTGCCAACTTCCGGAGATGCATCGTTACAAACGTTATCGCAGTCTACCCTATCCCCAACTGGCGCCCAAAGCAACACCGTCAAGAGCAAAGAATGCCAAAAGGAGCACACCAGTCACGCAGAAGACAGTAAACACGAGCCCCAAGACCACAAAGAACGTCAAGGCGAAAACACGCAAAGCGAGTCACAAAGAAGCGAAGACAATAGCCAGGAAAGCACAGGAGCCGAAGAAGAGTCCAAGGAAGATTCGAACTGTGAAGAAGGTAAAAGAAGCAGTAGACACAATCTCATAGAAACGTGTTACTGTCTTCATTTATCGGTGTtcataaatgatttattgttGTTACTGAAACAGGACAACAAACACGAAGAGTGTTGCGAGCACGCGGCATCTCCTCCTACacagaacaattttattcagaCGATGAGATCGAGGAGAACAAGCTGGAAGAATGGCCCAACCTTGAGGCAGTCTATGCGGCTCCCAGCGCACAGACCGGTGCATCCACTCCTCACTTTGGTTCGAAAGTCAAACTCGCTGATGGTCGGACGAACGAGGAGGACTCAGACCAAGAGTGGATTCTACCGAGCTCTcgcaaaaggaaaaataaacgtcCGTGTAAGTATACCAgtttactataaatataaacaataccTTCTACTGATAAcaataacttttattatattctttcagCTGCCAATAGAAGATTGAAGTCATTCGAACATAAATTACAAAGCATCAAAGTAGTCGAGCTACAAGAGGCAGCGGAATCGCTGGTAGCTGCTCCTTCGACTGTAAAAATCGACAAAGAAAAACTTGCAGTCAAAGAAGACCACATAGGTAACCTAGAAAACTCTACCGATTCGACAAAAGCTTCCAGTCCTAACGCCACCGACAATCACGAGGCTCCAGTAGAGAATCATGAACCTACGGTAGAAAATCACGAAGCCGTGGCGGAGAATCAAAACCTTGAGAATCACGAGGCTGtggtagaaaataattttaaacaaatagtGCCTTCCTTAGAAACGA
This portion of the Hylaeus volcanicus isolate JK05 chromosome 4, UHH_iyHylVolc1.0_haploid, whole genome shotgun sequence genome encodes:
- the LOC128875649 gene encoding general transcriptional corepressor trfA-like isoform X2; this encodes MRKRAKHKRKKSRWSNGLPSRSRKRVNKCDEKILSDCKCTSDSATGSLINEDTNLSSTSTCNNNNNNNNNNNNNNNDDSSNNKNKKKVNLDTVNGKRSRSLSKCSEMSTECGKTHCTNVKSSGYDTNSSVETSSDLSKPEKMFKGFSNSSNEKCNIKIISGILGNLKTNQSEGRGTDDVNASSTNTSQDKLELNSVRQYLDTIDLCTSKSEPADNLSSVSKTDDEKLNEIISAECFKLGDKSSSNFHTVRETHQISTISKSDDEKLSETQSGHSTPEDNASLVEETKEHVQFTTKKESNGSVEESQSGQSSKSRDNEMESEKKQNLSLSELRSMLQEEVMEDDLSFDEDSEIGYNLRRTRSEKTRDCKQEVDDFNGMLLELSASKFQLVADSIASLKDLIASFLHKNGSPSADTDDDNEAIPLCELKLVKKLSDLLESLKEMEPAICDSLKKARAKLQKELTNLKEGQAAVCCSSMECQDSSGEGVGSNWWVLGSQGYPLPTSGDASLQTLSQSTLSPTGAQSNTVKSKECQKEHTSHAEDSKHEPQDHKERQGENTQSESQRSEDNSQESTGAEEESKEDSNCEEGQQTRRVLRARGISSYTEQFYSDDEIEENKLEEWPNLEAVYAAPSAQTGASTPHFGSKVKLADGRTNEEDSDQEWILPSSRKRKNKRPSANRRLKSFEHKLQSIKVVELQEAAESLVAAPSTVKIDKEKLAVKEDHIGNLENSTDSTKASSPNATDNHEAPVENHEPTVENHEAVAENQNLENHEAVVENNFKQIVPSLETINKVENIESVHSELDIKDEGPIYDYTPCQVDNGYTANVNANYMMIKTEPNPMNYYVMQPNAATVVSPNTIVQHGSVVSNIIPQMQQGYYVHGGQNYIIQNPQTGYVPPPSLQPQGPQMIAPQQFINHPGYMPYVMTAPHPPQRDFLPANPHFLPQNTHQHLPVPTHPNPTQNRYPHPQNRYPSRPTPNPHPNGAVIRSNMPIRGTFPRTNNARQPRNLPQQRVNSVKSLKPRKPSAPSENATQNKSNCLIVLSDSDDEIEMIVTKKAGSETGKAKTTPRKNVVQSRQKPTITSNVTVATPKGSIPQQIIQRMSQGGISITPVKPAQPVQSPNTQLVVVVNDTGSHYALALPNGSKLILTPEQVAQIRASNGGKLIL
- the LOC128875649 gene encoding myb-like protein O isoform X1, whose amino-acid sequence is MPQKNRKRKLEGEEQSIANWEQENIFRDKTREEMESMWELPQIFHFLHLTKESLNIPHLSMYEMERMLLIPRASKQLANIMTSLLSSPITKAKLRKIPPMPYEFWTNILAYKIKSWFKVYEGKHQDAVKVLETIGVEPEFWNIFPDAPLLNGKDFEELTFKQKVWLLKTICDTVMHTRKTVQEEIAKQPWEDQFETVLGTDRYGARYIYFPQFLKSDLRIYRHCLDNKILSTVKPIKPKLKTGLGNKTLEQSDLMRKRAKHKRKKSRWSNGLPSRSRKRVNKCDEKILSDCKCTSDSATGSLINEDTNLSSTSTCNNNNNNNNNNNNNNNDDSSNNKNKKKVNLDTVNGKRSRSLSKCSEMSTECGKTHCTNVKSSGYDTNSSVETSSDLSKPEKMFKGFSNSSNEKCNIKIISGILGNLKTNQSEGRGTDDVNASSTNTSQDKLELNSVRQYLDTIDLCTSKSEPADNLSSVSKTDDEKLNEIISAECFKLGDKSSSNFHTVRETHQISTISKSDDEKLSETQSGHSTPEDNASLVEETKEHVQFTTKKESNGSVEESQSGQSSKSRDNEMESEKKQNLSLSELRSMLQEEVMEDDLSFDEDSEIGYNLRRTRSEKTRDCKQEVDDFNGMLLELSASKFQLVADSIASLKDLIASFLHKNGSPSADTDDDNEAIPLCELKLVKKLSDLLESLKEMEPAICDSLKKARAKLQKELTNLKEGQAAVCCSSMECQDSSGEGVGSNWWVLGSQGYPLPTSGDASLQTLSQSTLSPTGAQSNTVKSKECQKEHTSHAEDSKHEPQDHKERQGENTQSESQRSEDNSQESTGAEEESKEDSNCEEGQQTRRVLRARGISSYTEQFYSDDEIEENKLEEWPNLEAVYAAPSAQTGASTPHFGSKVKLADGRTNEEDSDQEWILPSSRKRKNKRPSANRRLKSFEHKLQSIKVVELQEAAESLVAAPSTVKIDKEKLAVKEDHIGNLENSTDSTKASSPNATDNHEAPVENHEPTVENHEAVAENQNLENHEAVVENNFKQIVPSLETINKVENIESVHSELDIKDEGPIYDYTPCQVDNGYTANVNANYMMIKTEPNPMNYYVMQPNAATVVSPNTIVQHGSVVSNIIPQMQQGYYVHGGQNYIIQNPQTGYVPPPSLQPQGPQMIAPQQFINHPGYMPYVMTAPHPPQRDFLPANPHFLPQNTHQHLPVPTHPNPTQNRYPHPQNRYPSRPTPNPHPNGAVIRSNMPIRGTFPRTNNARQPRNLPQQRVNSVKSLKPRKPSAPSENATQNKSNCLIVLSDSDDEIEMIVTKKAGSETGKAKTTPRKNVVQSRQKPTITSNVTVATPKGSIPQQIIQRMSQGGISITPVKPAQPVQSPNTQLVVVVNDTGSHYALALPNGSKLILTPEQVAQIRASNGGKLIL